In a single window of the Niabella ginsenosidivorans genome:
- a CDS encoding GntR family transcriptional regulator produces the protein MKLSLDHTNHIPLYLQAEQLLRDLIKDPEYVNGKLLPNEVDLARQLAISRTTLRQAINKLVYDGLLIRKKGIGTRVAGITVSSKSNNWLSFSQEMHARGIPIKNYELHISWVIPEDAIVNFFQIPPGKKVLKLERLRGRPENPFVYFVSYFHPRVGLTGEEDFNNPLYEILEKKYHIIANLSKEEISAKAASKIIADKLEIAAGDPILFRKRFVYDQGDRPIEYNLGYYRADSFVYTVESRRE, from the coding sequence ATGAAACTGTCACTTGATCATACCAATCACATTCCACTCTATTTGCAGGCAGAACAGCTACTCCGCGACCTGATCAAAGATCCTGAGTATGTAAACGGAAAGTTGTTGCCGAATGAGGTGGATTTAGCCAGGCAACTGGCAATTTCCCGCACTACGTTACGTCAGGCGATCAATAAATTGGTTTATGATGGTTTGCTGATACGTAAAAAAGGAATCGGTACCCGGGTTGCAGGTATTACCGTAAGTTCAAAATCCAATAACTGGTTAAGCTTTTCGCAGGAAATGCATGCCCGGGGCATTCCTATTAAAAATTATGAGCTGCATATCAGTTGGGTGATCCCGGAAGATGCCATCGTAAACTTTTTCCAGATACCCCCCGGGAAAAAAGTGCTCAAATTAGAACGGCTGCGCGGCCGCCCTGAAAACCCGTTTGTTTATTTTGTTTCCTATTTCCACCCTCGTGTCGGGTTGACCGGGGAAGAAGATTTCAATAACCCGCTCTATGAAATACTTGAGAAAAAATACCATATTATTGCGAACCTGTCCAAAGAAGAGATCAGCGCAAAAGCTGCGTCAAAAATAATTGCCGATAAATTAGAGATCGCCGCGGGAGATCCCATTCTCTTCAGGAAGCGGTTTGTTTATGACCAGGGAGACCGGCCCATTGAATATAACCTGGGATACTACCGGGCAGATTCATTTGTTTATACAGTGGAGAGCCGGAGGGAATAG
- a CDS encoding sulfatase family protein, with product MHSRLLFFIIFILASVIGSAQQNEHTGKPNIILIVSDDHAYQAISAYQKNLIQTPNIDRIGAEGVVMDHAYVTNSVCSASRAVILTGKYSHINGLRDNGTFFNGAQQTLPKILKQYGYKTAIIGKWHLWSDPTGFDYWNILPAQGHYYNPPFVKMGRDTAYSGYVTDVITDLSLDWIGKNKKDPFCLLLFHKAPHRNCMPPLKYLDRFEHRQFPLPANFYDDYKDREGLQRQQITVARDLDIRYDSKIPCDSCPVTKVNEWAPAEYKREIDRLTPAERQQWDAHYQKAYEAFRKLKTRDEVVRFQFQRYMEDYLSCVKSVDDNVGRVLDYLKEQQLDRNTIVIYMSDQGFYLGEHGLYDKRFMYEESFRTPMLIRYPAALRKPRRISSFVMNLDIAPTLLDLAGIPVPADMQGMSMKKLLETGKDPGWRKSMYYHYYERSFGLTPHYGIRTKRYKLLHFYGPINSWELYDLKKDPHEMKNLYHNRHFAARISGLKKSMEQLRARYRDEDR from the coding sequence TCAGAAAAACCTGATCCAAACGCCAAACATTGACAGGATCGGGGCGGAAGGCGTAGTGATGGATCATGCGTACGTAACCAATTCTGTCTGCAGCGCCAGCAGGGCAGTGATATTGACAGGCAAGTATTCGCACATCAACGGGCTACGGGATAACGGCACTTTTTTCAACGGAGCACAACAAACATTGCCAAAGATCCTGAAGCAATATGGATATAAAACCGCTATTATCGGTAAATGGCATTTATGGTCGGATCCTACAGGGTTTGATTACTGGAACATCCTTCCGGCACAGGGACATTATTATAATCCGCCCTTTGTAAAAATGGGCAGGGACACTGCCTATAGCGGCTATGTAACGGATGTGATCACAGACCTGTCTCTTGACTGGATCGGCAAAAATAAAAAAGATCCCTTTTGTTTATTATTGTTTCATAAAGCGCCGCACCGCAACTGTATGCCTCCGCTGAAATACCTGGACCGGTTTGAGCACCGGCAGTTCCCGTTGCCGGCTAATTTTTATGATGATTATAAGGACCGGGAAGGGTTGCAGCGGCAGCAGATCACCGTAGCCCGGGACCTCGACATCCGTTATGACAGTAAGATTCCTTGCGACAGCTGCCCGGTTACCAAAGTGAATGAGTGGGCGCCCGCAGAATATAAACGGGAGATTGATCGCCTGACTCCCGCAGAACGGCAACAATGGGATGCGCATTATCAGAAAGCGTATGAGGCCTTCCGGAAATTAAAGACCAGAGACGAAGTGGTGCGCTTCCAGTTCCAGCGGTATATGGAAGATTATCTGAGTTGTGTGAAGTCTGTGGATGATAATGTAGGACGTGTGCTGGATTATTTAAAAGAACAGCAGCTCGATCGTAATACAATAGTGATATATATGTCGGACCAGGGCTTTTACCTGGGGGAGCACGGGTTGTATGATAAACGGTTCATGTATGAAGAATCGTTCCGCACACCCATGCTCATCCGCTATCCTGCAGCACTGCGAAAGCCGCGCCGGATCAGCTCATTTGTAATGAACCTGGACATTGCGCCTACCTTGCTGGACCTGGCAGGTATTCCTGTTCCGGCAGATATGCAGGGCATGTCTATGAAAAAACTGCTGGAAACCGGGAAGGATCCCGGCTGGCGAAAGAGTATGTACTATCATTATTACGAACGGTCCTTCGGCTTAACGCCCCATTATGGTATCCGCACCAAACGCTATAAACTGCTGCATTTTTACGGCCCGATCAATTCCTGGGAGCTCTATGATCTGAAGAAGGATCCCCATGAAATGAAGAACCTGTACCACAACAGGCATTTCGCAGCAAGGATATCCGGGCTGAAGAAAAGCATGGAACAGCTGAGGGCCCGGTACAGGGATGAGGACCGCTGA